The Brachyspira hyodysenteriae ATCC 27164 sequence AATTTTTAGGAGAAAGTCTATAATATAATTCTACATTCTCATCTATATTTTCTATTTTATCTTTTAAATCAACATTCACAAATATAGTAGAAGTTCCTCTAAAATATACACTATCTACTATATCTGGTAATTTATCTGTATTACCTTGAAATGTAAATAAATCACTATTAATAAATATTTTGCTATAATATTTAACCTTAGCAAAATATGCATAATTATTATTTCTATTTTGTATAAAATTAAAATCTCCTAAATAACATTTTCTTTCAACATTAGCTAATATTAATAATAAACTAAATAAAACTGTTATAAATATAAAAAATACATTATATGCCTTTAATAATTTAAATTTATTTTTTACTAAAACTTCATACAACTTAAACTCTATTATAATATTCTTTATAAATGAGAATAAACAGTTAATAGTCCAATAAAATAAAAGTCCTGATGGAGAAGTATATAATAATACTAAAAATATTAATGAAACTGCATATAATGGTAAGCTCTCTTTTAACTTTAATTTCCTAGCATATACGAAACCTGCAAGCAAACTAAATAAAGTCATCAAAAAAGGAAGTAAATTTATACTAATATTTCCAATCTTTATTAAAGCATCTGGTTTAGATAAATCTTTAATAAATAAAAAGCTCTGACCATTTAATCCAGTTAAACTATGCACAAAATTATATGCTGCTATAAAAAACGGTATCTGTATTAAAAGCCCTAATGTACCTCGAAAAGCATATATTGTTTTATAACCATTTATTCTCTGACAGGTTCTTATTAATAAATATCTCTGATCTCCTTTATATACAGCCTTAATATTATCTATCATAGGCTTCATTTTATCTTGAATAGCTCTTTCTTTAGTCTGCCAAGATTCTGCTATGTTATATAAAGGCAGAGATAAAAAATTGATACATAAACTGAGTAAAAATAAACTAATACCGCTGCTTGATCTAAATTCATTATTAAACAAGTAGTATAATATTTCTATTATGAATTCTATAGGATATATTGTAATATTATAAAGCATATCAAAAAACATAAAGATACTCTCAATAAATTAATTTATTAAACTTTATAATATTTCCTATATTGGATAAAAATATCATAAAAAAAATTATTAAATTTTGAATGCGGTTATTATTAATCATATATTTCTTCTTTAATCAATTATCATTTTTTAGAACCATTTTAGATACAAAATAAGCTACAATTATAGCTGTTATACCTCCTACCAATTTTGCTACTATCATAGGAAATATCATATTTCTATATTCTCCTCCAGCGTAACCTGCAGTAAATCCTAAATGATCTCCAAATGTAAAAGCAGCACTAACGGCAAAAGCACAATTTATAATTTTTGCCTGATTATTCATATCTTTCATTATATTAAACATAGGTATATTATTAGCAAGAGTTGCAACCAAACCAGCCGCACCTATATCATTCATACCTAATTTTTTACCAACAGCTTCCAAAGGTTTTGATGCCACTTTAGTAAGTACAAATACAAGCGGAAAAGCACCTGCCAAAACAAAAGCTATACTTGCAACTGTAGTTACAGCATCAGATATAGGAGACATTGTAACTGTTTTATTATCTATAGTAAATTTTATTATTTGAATTCCTGTTAATGCTTCTATCACAGCAAGAACTAAACCTATAGTAATTAATATAACTAAAAATTTAGAAAACAAATCAAATATTTTTATTAGAATATCTCTTATAAATATTAATCCTAAAGCAAGAAATATTGATACTATAATTATTGGTATAAGATTTTTTATTAAAAATATGATTCCATACCCTGCAGCAAGTCCGCCAACAAAAGCACCTATAGGTATAGTAATCATACCAGAGGCTATTCCTAAAGCTAAATATTTATGATCTTCTTTATTAATAATACCAATAGCAACAGGTATACTAAAAACTATAGTAGGTCCCATCATAGCTCCAACTATAAAAGCTGAAAATTTTCCGGCATTTATATCCTGAGCAAACTCTAATGCTAAAGGAGCACCGCCCATATCATTAGCAAGTATTGTTGTTGCAAACATTGAAGGGTCTGCACCTAAAGCAGTATATATTGGAATGATAATCGGTTTTAATAATGCTGCTATTACAGGAGCAAGACATATAATACCAATCATAGATAAAGCCAAAGCTCCCATAGCATTGAACCCAGCTTCAAACTGTTCTCCAAGGCCAAATTTATTGCCAATAATTTTATCTATAGCTCCAATGACCATAAATATAATCATCAAATATAGTATTATTTCATTTATACTCATAATTATATCCTATAAATTCAGTTTAATTAAAATGAAAATAGGATAAATTTTTATGAAGTCCGGATATATGATATCTCATATACTCATAAGATTTATTCATAATTCCCCATAAAGACCATATATAATTATGTATAATTTGTGCTTTTCTCACTCTAGTATCATCTAAACCATTATATGATTTTAATAATTTAAGACGTCTTTCATCATCAATATCAGATTCACATACAAAACTAGCTATATCTAAATAATTAGAAGTAAAACCAGAATATTCAAAATCTATTATCTTTACATCATTTCCATTATACAATATATTGCCAAATAATAAATCTAAATGACATAATACCTTTTCATCTTTATCTAATTCTTTTGCTGCTTTATGAATAAATTCTTTTTCTTTTTCTGTAACCAAACTTATAGGTACTAATTCTTCATATTTTTTTATTTTATTAAACATAAGTAATGGTACAAATCCAGGATTATCCTTTAATTTAATTTGATGCAGCTGTTCTAATCTTTTCATAAAAAGAGATAAAAACTTTTCATCTATATCATCAAATTCTAAATCTTTATATCCATCTAAATAATTAGTTATTTTAATATCATAATCAAAGAACATACTTTTAGGAGCAATATCTTCAGAAACTAATGACATAATATGTTTTTCTGCTGGTCTGTCAATAAACTTTTCTGTACCTAATCCAGGAATCCTTATTACTTTTTTATCACCATTAAAAGTTATTTTATAATTATAATTAGTAAGTCCTTTTAATCTAATCGCTTCACCATTATCAGAACATTGTTTAGCGATATCTTCAAAAGTTAATGTATTAGTCATGATTGCATCTTTGAAAGAATCAACTTCTGTTACAATATCTTCTGCCTCACTGATATAAAAGTCTATTCTATTCAATGCTCTAAAAACAGCATATTCCCAATATTCATCATCTGTACAATTATCAAGTTCTTCTTTTATAGTATCAACATATTTACCAGCAAAATAGGCAATTCCTGTCTCACCATATCTTCCGCTAGTAGCATCTTTAATAATCTTTATAAGCTTTTTTTCTTCATCAACAATATATTCCCAAACTATAACATTATTAATTTCTTGTGATAAGAATTGACATTCATTAGGTTTTATATATTCAAAAAAAGATTTTTTTATATATAAATCTCCATTCATTATTATGGTACCATTAGTAATTTCATCTTTTACCAATTTTAATGAAGCACTGCTATTTTTAGAAGCAAAATCTGTAGATACTACCTTTTTAAACCCAAGCTTTTTTTGTAAAGGATCAAATAATTCATGTTTATAGCCTGTAACAACAGTAATATCATCTACACCGCCTTCTCTAAGTATATCGATAGCATTTTCTAATATAGTTTTTCCATGTATCTCTAATAATGGCTTAGGTTTTACTAAAGTCATAGGCAAAAGTCTTGTGCCTCTACCGGCTGCAAGTATTATAGCTTTCATAAAATATTTTCCTTAATAATGAAAATTTTTCATATTATATCAAAAATCAATTATATTATCAAATAATTTTATATTATTTTTTATAAAAAATACGTATATATATAATAATTTTATAATATTCTGTACTTTTTAATTATTTAGTAATATTATGAATAAAATTCAAAATATAATTATTTATTCCAAGAAAAATTATCTATTAAAATTTATATTAGTTCATTTAATATAAATTATAATTGACAAAAATAAAATTAAATATATACTTCAAAACTGTATAAAAAATATTTATACATACTGCACTAACATTAATTAAATTTTCACTGAAAATAATTTTATAGGTAAATCAAATTGAAAAATATAAATAAAAAAAAAAATGGATAACATTTTCTATATTGGTATTAGGAGCAGGAACATTCACTAAAGCTGCCTATTTAAAAGATGGTTTTTATGTTCCTATGCAGGAATATATGAATGTAACACACACACAAATTGGTTTAGCTATGTCAATATATGGTATAGTACAAGCATTTGGAAACTCATTATCAATTTACATATCAGATAGGTTTTCAAAAAAAATTCTAGTTCCATTCGGTCTTATTGGGGTTTCATTAACAGGTTTTTATCTAGCTACATTTCCAAATTATATTGGAATTTTAATAGCTTGGGGATTATTTTCTTTATTCGCTGAAGTTATATCTTGGCCTGTAATATTAAAATCTATTAGATTATTAGGAAGAGATAATGAACAGGGAAGACTATTCAGTTTTTTAGAACTTGGAAGAGGTATTGTAGATGTTTCTGTTGCTTTCATTGGTCTTAGAATATTTATATTATTAGGTTCAAATGCTTTAGCATTAAGAAGTACAATCATATTTTTTTCAATAACTGTTATGATAGCTGGAATTTTATCATATTTTTTACTTGAAAATGATTCAATCAAACTAGAAGATGAACATGGTAATAAAATTTCCAAAGATAGAGTCGTATTAAATGGAATTATAAAAGTATTAAAAAATAAAGAAATATGGCTTGTTTCTTTAACTATATTCTCTGTATATTCCGTGTACTGCGGTATAACATACTTCATACCATTTTTAAAAGATATATATGGGGTACCATTAAAATTTCTAGGAATTTATGGAATTATTAATCAATATGGATTAAAAATAATAGGAAGTCCAACTGGAGGAATATGTTCTGATAGAATATTTAAATCACCAACTAGATATATTAGAATCGCATTTATATTGTCAGCAATAACAATTATAACATTCATACTATTACCGCATGAACATATGAACAAATATTTTTATCTAGGTATGATATTAACATTAAGCTATGGAATAATTATATTTTCTATGAGAGCCATATATTTTGCCCCAATAAATGAAATAAAAGTTCCCAAAGAAATAACAGGTACTGCTATGTCTGTAGCATGTATGATAGGATATTTTCCTAGAAGCTTTATTTACACTTTATATGGATATATATTGGATAACAATAACAGTATAAAAGGCTATAATATTATATTTTTTATAATGGCATGCTTTTCAATACTAGGAATATTAATATCAACTATTTTACTAAGAAAAATAAAAAAGCTAAATCATAATAACTAAAAATTATAATTACACATTCATTATAATTTATGAAATAATTTTAATATTTCAATACTTCACTTAATTTATTTAATAAATCATCATCATTATCACATGCATTAATAATATCTTCTCTTGTCATTAATCCTTCTAATATAGCATCTTTTGCTGAATCTATTTCAACTATAAAATTAGGTATTTTAGTTAAATATAAAGGATAATCATCAATTAAACTATAAACTATATCTTCCCAAAATTCTTCATCTTTTGCAAATGGTAACCTTTCTGATACTGCTTTAGCCATATCACCTACTAAATACATCATTCCTGTATCACCATATCCAGAAGTAGATTTCTTAATAACTTTAATAATTCTGTCGTCTGAATCTCTTGATATATATCCATCTTCTTCACCTTTTACTATCTGTTTAGATATTATTTGAGAAACATTTGGTTTTATATATTTAAAAATATTTTCTTTTATATAAATATCTGCATTAATAATTAAAGAATCATCAAGAATATCCCTTACTAAATTAAGTGAACTACTGCTATTTTTTTTATCGTACACATTAGATACTACTTTTTTCAAATTATATTTATCTACATAATAATCAAATGATTCATTCATATATCCTGTAACTATTGTAATATCATATATATTATTAGAATGTAAAAATGCTATATTTTTTTCTAGAAGAGCCTCACCATTAACTTTAAATAATGGTTTTGGTTTTTTTAAAGTAAAAGGATATAATCTAGTTCCTTTTCCAGCTGCAAGTATTATAGCTTTCATAAATATAAATTCCTTTAACACAAATTATTAATTTAATTCCTCAAGCATTTTACTTAAAACTAAAGCTCCATTTTTAGCGGCCTCACCTCTGCATTTGTAAGCTTCATCCTTTGCCTTCAAAATATTATCTTTTAATGAAGTATTATTTATGGTATCATTTACTATATTTGATATATTAACAAAATTATTCTCATCTAAAGAAACTGTTATTTTAGGTAAAGTTTTTAATGTCCATGATTCTTCTTTTAATTCAACAGCATCATAACCTCTTTTATCAAAAGTAAAACTAGGTATTATAGTAGGTTTCTCAAAAAGAAAAGCATAATCTAATATTACTCCTGAAAAATCAGATATCATAACATCAGCCCTTGATAATGAATAAATATTATCTCTATTAAAATCCCATTCTATATTAGAGTTATCCTTATATTTATTTTTTAATCTTTCAAGCATATCTTTTTCTACTATACTAGATTGAGGATGAGGACGTATAATAACATAATATCCGTTTTCTAAAATAGGATCTATTACTTTTTCTCCAAATCTTGTAAGAAGTCCATTCATACCCCAAGAAGGAGCTATTAAAACAGTTTTTTTATTTTCTACTTTAGTAATAGACTTTAAAGCTTCTTCTTTCTTTTTATTAAGTTCATCTAAATAAGGACTTCCTATAATTTCTAATTCTTTTACTTTGGTTCCTCTAGTTTCTTCTAGTTCTCTTATATCAGCTATCTGATTTTCTCCGCTTAATAATGCAGCATCAAAAAAATCTAAAGAATATAAACAATACATAGCAGCTTCATTTGGGGCATGAAATATATGCACATACTTCTTTACACCTTTAGAGCGTTTTAATTGAAACACATCCAAATTAGGAGTTGTCATTAAACAAATATCTGCTTCTATAAAATTCAACTTAGCATAAGCCATATTGCCAACACCAATAAACTCTGTATGAAGTAAATCATTCTTTATTTCAAATATAGGATCATCTTCACTTGAACTATAGTATATTACAGGTATTTCTAATTTTATTAACTCTTCTATAATAGGCTTAAATACATTACAATATCTTTTATCTTCACCATAAATTATTATTCTAGCCTTTTTAGAAGCTTCTGTATCTATGGATTTATTTTTAGAAAATGACATAGTTTTTAATTTTATCAAAAGAGCTTTGGATAAAAAGAAAAGTGTTCCTATTATTCCAAAAAGTGCTGAAAAAAGTAAACTTCCTGTACCAGGATC is a genomic window containing:
- a CDS encoding ethanolamine utilization protein EutH; the encoded protein is MSINEIILYLMIIFMVIGAIDKIIGNKFGLGEQFEAGFNAMGALALSMIGIICLAPVIAALLKPIIIPIYTALGADPSMFATTILANDMGGAPLALEFAQDINAGKFSAFIVGAMMGPTIVFSIPVAIGIINKEDHKYLALGIASGMITIPIGAFVGGLAAGYGIIFLIKNLIPIIIVSIFLALGLIFIRDILIKIFDLFSKFLVILITIGLVLAVIEALTGIQIIKFTIDNKTVTMSPISDAVTTVASIAFVLAGAFPLVFVLTKVASKPLEAVGKKLGMNDIGAAGLVATLANNIPMFNIMKDMNNQAKIINCAFAVSAAFTFGDHLGFTAGYAGGEYRNMIFPMIVAKLVGGITAIIVAYFVSKMVLKNDN
- a CDS encoding MFS transporter, with the protein product MVLGAGTFTKAAYLKDGFYVPMQEYMNVTHTQIGLAMSIYGIVQAFGNSLSIYISDRFSKKILVPFGLIGVSLTGFYLATFPNYIGILIAWGLFSLFAEVISWPVILKSIRLLGRDNEQGRLFSFLELGRGIVDVSVAFIGLRIFILLGSNALALRSTIIFFSITVMIAGILSYFLLENDSIKLEDEHGNKISKDRVVLNGIIKVLKNKEIWLVSLTIFSVYSVYCGITYFIPFLKDIYGVPLKFLGIYGIINQYGLKIIGSPTGGICSDRIFKSPTRYIRIAFILSAITIITFILLPHEHMNKYFYLGMILTLSYGIIIFSMRAIYFAPINEIKVPKEITGTAMSVACMIGYFPRSFIYTLYGYILDNNNSIKGYNIIFFIMACFSILGILISTILLRKIKKLNHNN
- a CDS encoding sugar phosphate nucleotidyltransferase produces the protein MKAIILAAGKGTRLYPFTLKKPKPLFKVNGEALLEKNIAFLHSNNIYDITIVTGYMNESFDYYVDKYNLKKVVSNVYDKKNSSSSLNLVRDILDDSLIINADIYIKENIFKYIKPNVSQIISKQIVKGEEDGYISRDSDDRIIKVIKKSTSGYGDTGMMYLVGDMAKAVSERLPFAKDEEFWEDIVYSLIDDYPLYLTKIPNFIVEIDSAKDAILEGLMTREDIINACDNDDDLLNKLSEVLKY
- a CDS encoding CDP-glycerol--glycerophosphate glycerophosphotransferase, coding for MLITIFALFILLQSNVFGYIDPGTGSLLFSALFGIIGTLFFLSKALLIKLKTMSFSKNKSIDTEASKKARIIIYGEDKRYCNVFKPIIEELIKLEIPVIYYSSSEDDPIFEIKNDLLHTEFIGVGNMAYAKLNFIEADICLMTTPNLDVFQLKRSKGVKKYVHIFHAPNEAAMYCLYSLDFFDAALLSGENQIADIRELEETRGTKVKELEIIGSPYLDELNKKKEEALKSITKVENKKTVLIAPSWGMNGLLTRFGEKVIDPILENGYYVIIRPHPQSSIVEKDMLERLKNKYKDNSNIEWDFNRDNIYSLSRADVMISDFSGVILDYAFLFEKPTIIPSFTFDKRGYDAVELKEESWTLKTLPKITVSLDENNFVNISNIVNDTINNTSLKDNILKAKDEAYKCRGEAAKNGALVLSKMLEELN
- a CDS encoding sugar phosphate nucleotidyltransferase, whose product is MKAIILAAGRGTRLLPMTLVKPKPLLEIHGKTILENAIDILREGGVDDITVVTGYKHELFDPLQKKLGFKKVVSTDFASKNSSASLKLVKDEITNGTIIMNGDLYIKKSFFEYIKPNECQFLSQEINNVIVWEYIVDEEKKLIKIIKDATSGRYGETGIAYFAGKYVDTIKEELDNCTDDEYWEYAVFRALNRIDFYISEAEDIVTEVDSFKDAIMTNTLTFEDIAKQCSDNGEAIRLKGLTNYNYKITFNGDKKVIRIPGLGTEKFIDRPAEKHIMSLVSEDIAPKSMFFDYDIKITNYLDGYKDLEFDDIDEKFLSLFMKRLEQLHQIKLKDNPGFVPLLMFNKIKKYEELVPISLVTEKEKEFIHKAAKELDKDEKVLCHLDLLFGNILYNGNDVKIIDFEYSGFTSNYLDIASFVCESDIDDERRLKLLKSYNGLDDTRVRKAQIIHNYIWSLWGIMNKSYEYMRYHISGLHKNLSYFHFN